One genomic segment of Plasmodium cynomolgi strain B DNA, chromosome 14, whole genome shotgun sequence includes these proteins:
- a CDS encoding hypothetical protein (putative) produces MNYLKVLICAIVLLFLYAQELNALRGKKKETIVLPNYDDLFLRNGGYKIILPHEYVDNNNLDESLLRMIKITRNKFKKIKKSKTRLRDNCYHLGLHLGLRILHHLTILTFRIMKLRMKKQARRRSKAKSKNLPPP; encoded by the exons ATGAATTATTTGAAAGTGTTGATTTGTGCAATAGTTTTGCTCTTTCTTTACGCCCAAGAATTAAATGCATTGCgaggaaagaagaaggagacaATTGTGTTGCCAAATTACG ATGACCTGTTTTTGCGAAATGGTGGGTACAAGATAATTCTACCACATGAATATGTAGACAATAACAATTTGGACGAGTCCCTTTTGCGCATGATTAAAATTACAaggaacaaatttaaaaaaataaaaaaatccaaaacaAGACTTCGAGATAATTGCTACCATTTGGGCCTGCACCTTGGCTTGCGTATTTTACACCATCTTACTATTTTAACCTTCCGAATTATGAAACTGCGCATGAAGAAGCAAGCCAGGCGTAGGAGTAAGGCGAAGAGTAAAAATTTACCGCCACCTTAA
- a CDS encoding hypothetical protein (putative) produces the protein MENQFNAKLECVTDFSLFEKLKKSIIKDNVNELYISSLRSILEKLKDPVVDTSHIICNHQYAEAVLFFYATLIIEKYEFVSVFCEDIISRNRFEDVVENLKRIKVKHVESLSKIKKIIIENIDNCEKCLMIYYLLQKEFLEMMSMFTKNEEALINFVKREIFKFNFNRLFNKIICPVEYDKVDSVVLELMLNGGKIFQVNDNYQLETSQINQENLKLFTEKFLSLKNDSIYDIIKKYAHHESLIFLCNLVHMEFKKCKKLLTKVNGEMCKKVGYPNDDLKNCNENESEENWDNYNITENLQSYVYVHIFLLFQHREVENSIIKVLKDKIILYSLMLNALRYADNFVQLIIFKIINFTFINDDNFLNDSNKKLIISILSYWVKLADACIIKMINTSLPEGNVGSNVQKTDNFFLKKKFSDYDILKYIQCLISAIYLLSLIKRRSKTEASNLLAEQSTLQKYKHSMAFYMNEYNLESLSLKVFFTKNDVYDYFLGILFSENKEVINKLFNLIFKLLHFVKNSKLYISKNTNIKNKYFEEATTFSCINIVYILDVTKRMFLNSFEVDEYTKNLYKKCLRERKNAFDCIVLHSFPQFISHRDYYMRLYAIKVLSTLLSDSAIRDSLEKNTIFEIFDSLMSMKFHSDQQKRNDERKNVNILLLLLLKANIRDSKYSSKTTNIIFSDKQKDVKKYIASICDDGFPLLDLKTMFENFFVLFVKLINVILKRVLSLLEIEKYKVLFMNVFEIVELFMKELKKEKSKKCRSFFFSAAMYFSHVISNSIYKSKVHSSVPFLNKVFSLIKNIENYVDLMYDDLVTFKDAQEELSDAGTYEEELSEDGTYEEGVTEEGLFDEGLSDDEVYYSSDSNSKSIKDMHMLYFYSNAFCEDEKGGEKKGSIAATPDRNSTSNRNGGATGGLLHPVNKEEVESSNSNGLSRFKVFMNRSITKSKVNEEGIYNYMHSFFFLCVSNASMKTRRHVVKSYDLITKYIMKDEYRLNRVKKKSGIFSPPVVIIRDVENEDKRYNITVDKYDYILKSYIVDFFKSKRYMYIFLLSVFQFSNIMILYLKKTNFISNDFDEKFDVLECFMLVNSKTWFYLNVAIECVQKYLNRRKVDQFLLRILNLIIDNVWKIIIFMVFNIKIKTFSIKSKTHSIRIFSRDSFFFFLNFFSTWILFIRKFYSKGEPFPPDVILPELFFRKFSSLSMQILTIFNFVESNLSSLSHHETNASLLIKQKEIMGNILDALIGLAKDKAPPGHESDLNNLLQFKLKLNSLATPKIVQELTHVCDYEAVFTKTKQMLIRKEKRNDLFVPGPEATEGSSTAYLAPNAANLANNNDPSRKLHTRSGQEYNSDGFTCRNAKEFEAGRSRATLGATSEVASGVALGVGSGITSRAVSRSASRSHSPSNSQSSKDGKCKEVEGKENQANFDNLSEEMRKEAALERAKKILEKTAAFKTQKRAIVLNEANAKNNKHEYFKEMKGKRLEAENSMNKYYVMLQEFLNWDFSCLENMQKYKMCINEEIPLRFKSEEDYYRFFKPMVLEECRCCIVNKMTGSTHKYVLNLVAKKKTSYWIEWQMSLANENKAIADSLKPMDLIALIPFESESNVLLDNDKGTVKYHNLKKILKYNKHLIGLVDFSMNKTENMCDVKLINEDIFPQKSGNEKNRLKLNCLTCNKFNAYFLCNLMTNIREFQSVYLSRNSSLFNIVLNPTLCNSNLKETKKRSFSNGCLNEENRGANDMWRNNLTSLEKYILNVMKDYNLLNESQIEAVKMVFLNKNSISLIQGPPGTGKTKTVIGIISALYAIINHRNNEEKRELAKKKKDCAYNEQSENCNKKILVCSPSNSAIDEIAKRVLNDGLINFVNIGESKSGGKKSSGSSSNNSSNNSSNNSSNNSGNNSCNNSINSNNSSNNRSNMSVFLGGGQVKGVTNSKMKKMLNAQNAHKRVKSGSAEESRTRDRDFRKQTITPKCIRIGISKRTHEEIQPISLDYIFSKRKNMEKNVYETRFNDKKNKMSLSLKAIDHTCNRVEEVRGKLNHNDSKKYCFDFNETKSKSSSLEKIENVNDFFPEEIINNVDIKYLEKLLYLFNESFSHYEWSLEKLKAEKKCFDEKKKKLIDTDKEIGSFYANSNKDNMVFESEVIFSTLSGSASPVIENLEFEYLIIDEACQCVELSCLIPFRLKIKNVIMLGDPKQLPATTFSSDCTKYGYSRSLFERLLLCNAPNVLLNVQYRMREEICCFPNMYFYKGLIKNDENLMNKPSFYLHYLNLYGCYKFINIEGIESTTCHKSYINYVEAYFIFKLVLYIHHFFSNKNDENPIPSFYKLSANFSLSDIGIICPYLSQVHLIKRMFEGYFPSSSSPEVSTVDAFQGREKSIIIFSCVRSNRQALEMFRNRDELESESGNFYPRGKRGGYRSYSDRSLDDTPFDDATSDDSYVDELHTKKWFNVDRKCVPTENDFKSVHNKRGNNIGFLKDERRLNVALTRAKDCLWIIGNKKNLEKNAMWDSLIKNAVARNYYSDLDLNFGRSTTEENIKGIIDTYFSQIGKNATEGKNCKDGENDINHEIFSSSNSESSINGLKKNNGSLFKERKDFSRVNYITGTEKKLKTNMNASTVPQREFMFSKAYTGNRYWGKGENGKNGTMKNGNFGKNVKKRPNDGSREAEQEELFLKKRRHNY, from the exons ATGGAAAATCAATTCAATGCAAAATTAGAATGTGTTACGGATTTTAgcttatttgaaaaattaaaaaaatcgatcATAAAAGACAATGTGAACGAACTGTACATATCCTCGTTAAgatccattttggaaaagttAAAGGACCCGGTTGTTGATACCAGTCACATCATTTGCAATCACCAGTATGCAGAAGcggttctctttttttacgcaactttaattattgaaaaatatgaattcgTTTCTGTCTTTTGTGAAGATATAATTTCAAGGAACAGATTTGAAGATGTAgtggaaaatttaaagagaATAAAAGTGAAACATGTGGAGAGTTTGagtaagataaaaaaaataattattgaaaatatagaCAACTGTGAAAAGTGCTTGATGATTTATTATCTGTTGCAGAAGGAATTCTTAGAAATGATGTCcatgtttacaaaaaatgaggaagcaTTAATAAATTTCGTGAAAAGAGAAATTTTCAAGTTCAATTTTAATCGACTATTTAATAAGATAATTTGTCCTGTGGAGTATGACAAGGTCGATTCTGTTGTACTAGAGCTTATGctaaatggggggaaaatatttcaagtGAATGATAATTACCAGTTGGAGACGAGCCAAATAAATCAGGAAAACCTGAAATTATTCACGGAGAAATTTctaagtttaaaaaatgacagtatatatgatattataaaaaagtatgcCCACCATGAGTCGctaatttttctttgcaaTCTTGTCCACATGGAATTTAAgaagtgtaaaaaattgttaacaaaaGTGAATGGTGAAATGTGTAAGAAGGTAGGTTATCCAAATGatgacttaaaaaattgcaacgaGAACGAATCGGAAGAAAATTGGGATAACTATAATATCACAGAAAATTTGCAgtcatatgtgtatgtacatatattcctccttttccaaCATAGGGAAGTGGAAAATAGTATAATAAAAGTTCTGAAGGATAAAATTATCCTTTACTCGTTAATGCTGAACGCGCTGAGATATGCGgataattttgttcagttgataattttcaaaattataaattttacttttataaaTGACGacaactttttaaatgattcaaataaaaaattgataatatCCATTTTGTCTTACTGGGTCAAGCTAGCAGACGCTTgtattattaaaatgataAACACGAGTTTGCCTGAGGGGAATGTCGGTTCGAATGTGCAAAAAactgataatttttttttaaaaaaaaaattttcagacTATGACATATTGAAGTATATACAGTGTTTAATCAGTGCAATATATCTACTATCCCTTATTAAGAGGAGGAGCAAAACGGAAGCGTCTAATTTGTTAGCGGAACAATCAACTCTGCAAAAGTATAAGCACAGTATGGCCTTTTATATGAATGAATATAATTTAGAGAGCTTATCCTTGAAGgtcttttttacaaagaatGACGTGTATGACTATTTCTTGGGTATCCTATTTtcagaaaataaagaagtaaTTAATAAGCtgtttaatttaatattcaAGCTGTTgcactttgtaaaaaattccaaGTTGTACATTTCGAAAAACACcaatataaagaataaatattttgaggaAGCCACTACATTTTCTTGCATAAATATTGTGTACATTTTGGACGTGACGAAAAGGATGTTTTTGAATTCGTTCGAGGTTGATGagtatacaaaaaatttgtacaaaaaatgtctgagagagagaaaaaacgcCTTTGATTGCATTGTTTTGCATTCCTTTCCGCAATTTATTAGCCACAGGGATTACTACATGCGTTTGTACGCAATTAAG GTTTTGTCAACCCTTTTGTCTGATTCTGCCATTCGGGATTCACTGGAGAagaatacaatttttgaaatcttcGATTCGCTCATGAGCATGAAGTTCCATAGCGATCAACAGAAAAGGAACGATGAGAGGAAGAACGTAAATATTTTGCTACTGCTCCTGTTGAAGGCAAATATAAGGGACAGCAAATATTCCAGTAAAACgacaaatataatatttagcGATAAACAGAAAGATGTTAAGAAGTACATTGCATCCATATGCGATGATGGTTTCCCCCTTCTAGATTTGAAAACCatgtttgaaaatttttttgtcttgtttgtaaaattaatcaacgttattttaaaaagggtgtTGTCCCTTTTGGAGATAGAAAAGTATAAAGTGCTATTTATGAATGTCTTCGAAATTGTAGAACTGTTTatgaaagaattaaaaaaggagaagagcaaaaaatgcagatccttttttttttccgcagcTATGTATTTTTCGCACGTGATTTCGAATAGCATATATAAGTCCAAGGTGCATTCCTCTGTTCCTTTTCTGAATAAGGTTTTTAgcttaattaaaaatattgaaaattaCGTAGATTTGATGTATGATGATTTGGTTACGTTTAAGGATGCACAGGAGGAGCTCTCCGATGCGGGTACGTATGAAGAAGAACTATCTGAGGATGGAACTTATGAGGAGGGGGTAACTGAAGAGGGGCTGTTTGACGAAGGTTTATCAGATGATGAGGTGTATTATTCTAGTGATTCAAATTCAAAGAGCATAAAGGACATGCACATGCTCTATTTTTATAGTAACGCGTTTTGTGAGGacgaaaaggggggagagaagaaggGATCAATTGCTGCTACCCCGGATAGGAACAGCACGAGCAATCGGAACGGTGGCGCCACTGGGGGTCTGCTGCACCCTGTTAACAAAGAGGAAGTAGAGAGTTCCAACTCAAATGGATTAAGCAGGTTCAAAGTTTTCATGAATAGATCAATTACAAAGAGCAAAGTGAATGAAGAAGGGATTTACAACTACAtgcacagttttttttttctatgcgtaAGTAATGCAAGTATGAAAACTAGGAGGCATGTGGTAAAATCGTACGACCTGATCACGAAGTATATCATGAAGGATGAATACAGATTAAATAGAgtcaaaaagaaaagcggaattttttctccgcCAGTTGTAATTATTAGAGATGTGGAGAACGAAGACAAAAGGTATAATATAACAGTTGATAAATATGactatatattaaaaagctACATAGTGGACTTTTTCAAATCGAAAAggtacatgtacatttttttattgtcagTCTTCCAGTTTAGTAACATAATGattttgtatttaaaaaaaacaaatttcatAAGCAACGattttgatgaaaaatttgatgTGCTAGAATGCTTCATGCTGGTAAATTCGAAGACTTGGTTTTATCTGAATGTTGCGATTGAATGTGTACAGAAATATTTGAACAGGAGAAAAGTGGATCAGTTCTTACTGCGAATCCTTAATTTAATAATAGACAACGTGTGGAAAATTATCATATTCATggtttttaatataaaaataaaaaccttTTCGATAAAGTCCAAAACACATTCTATACGTATTTTCTCAAGagactctttttttttttttctgaactttttttccacatggATTTTGTTCatcagaaaattttattcaaaaggggaacctTTTCCCCCGGATGTTATACTACCTGAATTATTCTTCAGGAAATTTAGCAGTCTCTCTATGCAAATTTTAACCATCTTCAATTTTGTCGAATCGAACTTGTCCTCACTTAGTCATCATGAAACGAATGCATCATTGTTAATAAAGCAGAAAGAAATTATGGGCAACATCTTAGATGCATTGATAGGTCTAGCAAAAGATAAAGCACCCCCTGGACATGAGAGCGATTTGAATAATCTTCTCCAGTTTAAACTAAAATTGAACAGTTTGGCAACACCAAAAATTGTCCAGGAACTGACTCATGTCTGCGACTATGAAGCAGTGTTTACTAAAACGAAGCAAATGTTAATCCgtaaggagaaaaggaatgATTTATTCGTTCCAGGACCAGAGGCTACGGAAGGAAGCAGCACAGCATATCTGG CCCCCAACGCAGCGAACCTAGCGAACAATAACGACCCCAGTCGCAAACTGCACACGCGCTCCGGACAGGAGTATAACTCGGATGGTTTTACGTGCAGAAACGCGAAGGAGTTTGAAGCAGGAAGATCGAGAGCAACATTGGGAGCAACATCAGAAGTAGCGTCAGGAGTAGCGTTAGGAGTAGGTTCAGGAATAACGTCAAGAGCAGTGTCCAGATCGGCATCCAGGTCTCACTCACCCTCTAACAGCCAAAGTTCAAAGGATGGCAAATGCAAAGAAgttgaaggaaaagaaaaccaAGCTAATTTCGACAACTTGTCAGAggaaatgagaaaagaaGCAGCCTTAGAGagggccaaaaaaattttagaaaaaacgGCTGCCTTCAAAACACAGAAGAGAGCCATCGTACTGAATGAAGCAAATGCGAAGAATAACAaacatgaatattttaaagagATGAAGGGAAAGAGATTGGAAGCAGAGAATAGcatgaataaatattatgtCATGTTGCAGGAGTTTCTCAATTGGGACTTTAGCTGTTTGGAGAACATGCAGAAGTACAAGATGTGCATTAATGAGGAGATCCCCTTGCGATTCAAGAGCGAGGAAGATTACTACAG atTTTTTAAACCTATGGTCCTGGAAGAGTGTAGGTGTTGCATCGTTAACAAAATGACGGGCAGTACACACAAATACGTTCTAAACTTGGtagcgaagaagaaaacgtcGTACTGGATAGAATGGCAGATGTCGTTAGCAAATGAGAACAAGGCAATCGCCGATAGCTTAAAGCCAATGGATTTGATTGCATTAATTCCATTCGAAAGTGAGAGCAACGTTTTGTTGGATAACGACAAAGGGACTGTTAAATatcataatttgaaaaagatATTAAAATACAATAAACATTTAATAGGGTTGGTAGATTTTTCCATGAATAAAACGGAAAATATGTGCGACGTTAAGTTAATTAATGAAGAcatttttcctcaaaaatcgggaaatgaaaaaaatagattaaaattaaattgtcttACGTGTAATAAATTCAATGcctattttttgtgtaacttAATGACAAATATAAGAGAATTTCAGAGTGTGTATTTGAGTAGGAACTCCTCCCTATTTAACATAGTTCTAAACCCTACGTTGTGTAATAGCAACttgaaggaaacaaaaaagaggtcCTTTAGTAATGGTTGcttgaatgaagaaaataggGGAGCGAATGACATGTGGAGAAATAATTTAACCAGCTTGGAAAAGTACATATTGAATGTTATGaaagattataatttattaaatgagTCTCAAATAGAGGCCGTTAAAATGgtttttctaaataaaaatagcattTCGTTAATACAAGGCCCACCAGGTACAGGCAAGACGAAAACAGTTATTGGGATTATATCCGCTTTGTACGCAATTATTAATCACAGGAAtaatgaggaaaaaagagaactagcaaaaaaaaagaaggattGTGCTTATAATGAGCAGAGCGAAaattgcaataaaaaaattttggttTGTTCCCCCTCCAATTCTGCAATCGATGAGATTGCCAAGAGGGTCCTAAATGATgggttaataaattttgtcaATATTGGTGAATCGAAAAGTGGTGGCAAAAAGAGCAGCGGCAGCAGTAGcaacaacagcagcaacaacagcagcaacaaTAGCAGCAACAATAGCGGCAACAACAGCTGCAATAACAGCATCAACAGCAACAATAGCAGCAACAACAGAAGCAACATGAGCGTATTTTTGGGCGGTGGCCAGGTTAAGGGTGTAACGAATtcaaagatgaagaaaatgctGAACGcacaaaatgcacacaaaagAGTGAAAAGCGGGAGTGCAGAGGAAAGCCGTACTAGGGATAGGGACTTCCGAAAACAAACCATCACGCCCAAATGCATCAGAATAGGTATATCGAAGAGGACACATGAAGAAATACAACCCATTTCGCTAGATTACATATTCagtaagagaaaaaatatggaaaaaaacgtGTACGAAACGCGCtttaatgataaaaagaataaaatgtcTCTTTCTCTGAAGGCGATAGATCACACATGTAACAGAGTGGAAGAAGTGAGAGGCAAATTAAATCACAACGATTCTAAGAAGTACTGTTTCGATTTTAACGAAACCAAATCCAAATCATCATCGCttgaaaaaatcgaaaatgtaaacgatttttttccagaagaaattataaataatgtggatataaaatatttagaaaaattgttataCCTATTTAATGAATCTTTTTCTCATTACGAATGGAGTTTGGAAAAActaaaagcagaaaaaaaatgctttgacgagaagaaaaaaaaactgatagATACCGACAAGGAAATAGGTTCCTTCTATGCAAATAGTAATAAAGACAATATGGTTTTCGAAAGTGAAGTGATATTTAGCACCCTATCAGGAAGTGCATCTCCCGTAATTGAGAACTTAGAATTtgaatatttaataatagaTGAAGCTTGTCAGTGTGTGGAATTAAGTTGTTTAATACCTTTCagattaaaaattaaaaatgtaattatgtTGGGAGATCCAAAGCAATTGCCAGCCACCACATTTTCGTCTGATTGTACAAAATATGGGTACAGTAGATCATTATTTGAAAGGCTGTTATTGTGTAATGCTCCAAACGTTTTGCTGAATGTGCAGTATCGTATGAGAGAAGAAATTTGCTGCTTCCCGAACATGTATTTTTACAAGgggttgataaaaaatgatgaaaatttaatgaacAAGCCgtcattttatttgcattatttAAATCTATATGGGTGTTATAAATTTATCAATATCGAGGGAATAGAGTCCACTACATGTCATAAGTCGTACATTAATTATGTGGAGGCCTACTTCATATTCAAATTAGTATTATACATTCACCACTTTTTtagtaacaaaaatgatgaaaatccAATTCCTagtttttacaaattatCTGCTAATTTTAGCTTAAGTGATATAGGAATTATTTGTCCGTACCTATCTCAAgtgcatttaataaaaagaatgttTGAAGGTTATTTTCCATCGAGTAGCTCTCCAGAAGTTTCCACGGTGGATGCGTTTCAAGGGAGAGAAAAGAgcatcatcattttttcttgtgtGCGTTCAAATCGTCAGGCGCTGGAAATGTTTAGAAACAGGGATGAATTAGAAAGTGAAAGTGGGAATTTTTATCCACGTGGGAAAAGGGGAGGTTATCGTAGTTATAGTGACCGCAGTTTGGATGACACCCCTTTTGACGACGCCACTTCGGATGATTCCTATGTTGACGAGTTGCATACGAAAAAGTGGTTCAACGTGGACCGGAAATGTGTGCCAACTGAGAATGACTTCAAATCGGTACATAATAAACGTGGAAATAATATCGGGTTTTTAAAAGATGAAAGAAGATTAAATGTGGCTCTTACCAGGGCGAAGGATTGCTTATGGATaataggaaataaaaaaaatttagaaaaaaacgcCATGTGGGATtcgttaataaaaaatgcagttgcaagaaattattattcaGATTTAGATCTAAATTTTGGCCGGAGTACCACAgaggaaaacataaaaggCATAATTGATACgtatttttctcaaattggTAAGAATGCAACGGAAGGGAAAAACTGCAAAGATGGTGAAAATGACATAAATCACGAGATATTTAGCTCATCCAATTCTGAGAGTAGCATAaatggattaaaaaaaaataacggaAGTCTCtttaaagaaagaaaagattTTTCGCGAGTAAATTATATCACTGGGactgagaaaaaattgaaaaccAACATGAATGCGAGTACCGTGCCACAACGTGAATTTATGTTCAGCAAGGCTTATACTGGCAACAGATATTGGGGGAAAggcgaaaatggaaaaaatggaaccaTGAAAAATGGTAATTTTGGGAAgaacgtgaaaaaaaggccaaacGATGGCAGCAGAGAAGCCGAGCAAGAGGAACTGTTCCTAAAAAAACGGAGACACAACTACTGA
- a CDS encoding early transcribed membrane protein (ETRAMP;~putative), which yields LLILCASRILSSTEKDLAPLKNIDDTLAAKNRKKKIYYSLISSSIFVFVAIALGIGFYINEKEKEYYFQKYTLVKDKRFQFENPRDGQMPSTSREYVEPPGINKVNIKGPLVENTNENDVPLKKFNIFLDNARIAMRHHFSNLSTPQQEYYVKDRDYIRKIVQSVEERRNIQLSRMQEDLAVLNMEEFLQKISKE from the coding sequence ttattaattttgtgcgCTAGTCGGATCCTATCGTCAACTGAAAAGGATTTAGCgccattaaaaaatatcgatGATACTTTGGCagcaaaaaataggaagaaaaaaatttattactcTTTAATATCTTCGAGCATATTTGTCTTTGTTGCCATAGCACTGGGAATTGGgttttatataaatgaaaaagaaaaagaatattattttcaaaaatataccCTGGTTAAGGATAAACGATTTCAGTTTGAAAATCCAAGAGATGGACAAATGCCAAGTACCAGCAGAGAATATGTGGAGCCACCAGGAataaataaagtaaatataaaaggaCCACTAGTCGAAAACACAAACGAAAATGAtgttcctttaaaaaaatttaatatctTTTTGGACAATGCAAGGATAGCCATGCGGCACCATTTTAGTAATTTATCAACGCCACAACAGGAGTATTATGTAAAGGACCGGGATTATATAAGAAAGATTGTGCAATCTGtggaggaaagaagaaatatcCAGCTGTCCAGGATGCAAGAAGACTTGGCCGTTTTGAACATGGAGGAATTTCTACAGAAAATTTCGAAAGAGTAG
- a CDS encoding hypothetical protein (putative), whose protein sequence is MEHAHRTALTETADDLRIENQNFLGGTWIIGAILLSFFLFSFVKRVQVLLKEDKGLLSEVLLMLVCFLWTYFGTIQINKASACQKSAPYLFWAVFTLVTTIWCSIIGLILSLMIITIGSFFVVRSKVE, encoded by the exons atggaacatgCCCACAGGACTGCCCTCACGGAAACCGCGGACGATCTGAGGATTGAAAATCAGAATTTTTTGGGAG GAACATGGATCATAGGAGCAATATTATTG agttttttcttattttcttttgtaaaaagaGTTCAAGTTTTGTTAAAGGAAGACAAAGGG cTACTCTCTGAGGTTCTTTTAATGCTAGTGTGCTTTTTGTGGACATACTTTGGGACAATTCAG ATTAACAAAGCCAGTGCCTGTCAAAAGAGTGCTCCTTACTTATTTTGGGCAGTGTTTACCTTAGTTACTACCATTTG GTGTTCTATCATAGGACTAATTTTAAGCCTGATGATAATAACAATA ggctccttttttgttgttcgGTCGAAGGTAgaataa
- a CDS encoding hypothetical protein (putative): MNNSTKCNYRRLSLFASLSVMFFCGSTFVPKYDTNVVKTFCDEESCQKGEVFGRILGQAGVQGVLGVRNELISFRRRSVYSQMDKLMDCLFRGFLDTLMWFTEEVYKSDGSEAVNNTAMIEKIIRKQMYTEGVTLSNRTVTNEVQRTKERHDEIAAQGTTSEVVKRMMKMYELENNLSKETMKKVSAPNRTENIHDILNTEKIKLKIKKKLETIPYTYDDVIIDSVSSRIIGRVTDISKDENI; the protein is encoded by the coding sequence ATGAACAATTCAACTAAATGTAATTACAGGAGGTTATCCCTCTTTGCTAGTTTATCtgtaatgtttttttgtggTTCTACTTTTGTTCCTAAATATGATACGAATGTAGTGAAGACTTTTTGTGATGAAGAATCCTGTCAGAAGGGGGAAGTATTTGGGAGGATTCTTGGACAAGCAGGGGTACAAGGCGTGCTAGGAGTGAGGAATGAATTAATTAGTTTTAGAAGAAGATCTGTTTATTCCCAAATGGATAAACTTATGGATTGTTTATTTAGAGGATTTTTAGATACATTAATGTGGTTTACTGAAGAAGTTTACAAATCGGATGGAAGTGAAGCTGTTAACAATACTGCAatgattgaaaaaattattagaaAACAAATGTACACAGAGGGCGTTACTCTTTCAAATAGAACGGTAACTAATGAAGTGCAGAGAACGAAGGAACGTCACGACGAAATTGCAGCGCAGGGAACTACCTCCGAGGTAGTCAAACGTATGATGAAGATGTACGAacttgaaaataatttatccaAAGAAACCATGAAAAAAGTTAGTGCTCCAAATAGAACAGAAAACATACATGACATCTTGAATACAGAAAAGATAAAACTtaaaattaagaagaaaTTGGAAACCATACCGTACACTTACGATGATGTTATTATTGATTCTGTGTCATCCAGAATTATTGGACGCGTTACGGACATATCTAAGGACGAAAATATT